The genomic stretch CTGAAAACCGTCTACCTTCGTTGTTCACACAAACTAAGATTgtgaagggaagaggaaagggaaTGCGGTGAAGAGCTTTCCCTCGAAAATTTTCCTATGTTGAAGGGATTTTGATTAAGCTTGAAGAAGTAAGATGGATCCTTCCAAATACCTCCCTCTCTATTTCTCTTCAACCTTATTTTCTAATCAAGTAACTATCCCTTCcgctcccctccctttcccttcaaAATCTTTTATCCACAGAGACGCAGATGCATATATTTTACTCTAGTTTAAGGAAGGAATCTCACTTGTGCCTACGCACAGGGGTATAAGCTTCCCCATTTGCTAGTACTTATAGATAAAGATAGTTACATACATAGATATGGGCTTATATGTCTCTCCTGGTAACCAAAATCTGAATAGATATAAGCCAAAAACCAATCATACTTATTCCAGTTCGATCTGGAAAACTTCAGGGAAATGTATGCTTCCAGGAAGTGTTGCATAACTACTGCAAATATTAAAGTGAAACTTAAAACACTGCATAGTCCTCGGACATTACGTTGACAACATCATTTAAGATTATTCTTAAATTCTTTCTGAGACAGGATGTTCTCAATGCAAATATTTCCTCCAACCAACTTGCTAACAAACCAATGGAAATAGGCCCCTACATTTCCctccctctcctctaaatcaccCAATCCAAATAATACTAATAGCAGACTAATGTAACATCTAGGCTTTAAGCTGGGTTACACTGCATCAGGTCCTGAACCCAATGTCAGCTTCTCAGATAACTATTGTATTGGATTGCGAAAGTAAACTTGTTCTGCCAAGGTGATGTTTATATTCTTTAGTCCTACATAACTGGACATTATAATTTCACGCATAGTGCCCGGGAACAAAAATGTATTCAGATATTAGCATGCTGCACCATCCCCCAAAAATAAGCAAATCTTCAGACCTGAAGTTAAATGATAGGGCCTCCTTCCGAAACACTCTTTGATACTTCTTTTGCCTTGCCATATCTTATGAAACATTAAAATACTTTGTTTTGCAGGATCCACTTCCCAGAGTTCCCACAAGCTACACACAATCCTTGGAGTTATTCTAGGCATGTAACTTTAACGAAGCTAATAAAGTATTTTCATGGTCCCTTCAGAAACACTTTCCACAGTTCTTTCTCGGTTTCTCCCTTATCAAATGTTGTAAACCATTAACATATATATTGTTTTTCAGGATTCACTTCCAACAAGGTATGCCCCTGAAGTCATTATGGAATGTAATTCAAACGAAGTTTTTTAAGCATTTTTAAGAGTTTAATGGTGACTCTAACAACCGTGTGAATTTTTTGGACTTACAACTTCATGAGTTAATCTCGAACCATTCATCGTATTTTCATCTCTGTGATATTCATCGACAATATGAATTAGTGACCCTCTAACTCTAAGTTCGATCTTTTGAATGAATGCAGCTTGTTCAGTATTTGGGCTAGGCATGCTTGCTCTTCTGGCTTGTTATATCAAAAGGCGATACTCTAAGAAAAACCAAGATATTGATGGTTTCTTGAAGAAACATGGACCCCTCCCAACAAACAGATACACCTACAGATCTCTGAAAAAAATAACAAATTCATTTAAAGATAAACTGGGTGAAGGAGGCTATGGCATTGTCTACAAGGGAAAATTACCAAATGGCAATCTGGTGGCTGTCAAACTTTTGAAGGAATCCAAAGGAAATGCAGAGGAATTCATAAATGAGGTCACAAGTATTGGATGGAGTAACCATGTAAATGTTGTCACTCTATTAGGGTTTTGCTTCGAGGGTCAGAGAAGAGCTCTCCTATATGACTTCATGCCGAATGGATCTCTTGAGAAGTTTATATATGCGAAGAATAGCCACCGATCACTAAATTCAGATGAATTGTTTAAGATTGCAGTCGGGATAGCAAGAGGCCTAGAATATCTACACCGAGGTTGTAATACAAGAATTGTTCACTTTGACATCAAGCCTCACAATATTTTACTAGATGAAAATTTCTGCCCAAAAATTTCAGATTTTGGTCTTGCTAAGCGTTTACAGGGGAATAACAGTATAATATCTATGTCAGGAGCGAGAGGAAGTGTGGGATTCATTGCTCCGGAGGTATATCTTAATGGTTTTGGTAGCGTATCTCATAAATCAGATGTTTACAGCTATGGAATGTTGGTTTTGGATATGGTCGGCTGTCGGAATAATGCGAATGCTCAAGTTGGACATAGTAGTGAACAGTATTTTCCTCAATGGATATACAAGCAGCTGGAAAAAACAGATGAATGTGGCCATCAAGATAGATTAGATGGAGAAGAAAGAGTAACTCAAAGGAAAAtgattttggtgagtttgtgGTGCATACAAACAAACCCATCAAGACGGCCACCAATGAGTAAAGTGGTCGAAATGCTGGAAGGGCCTCTAGAGTCATTGCAAATTCCCGACACTCCCTCTTTGTTTACTCCTCCAATATCACAACCTATTTCTTCTAGTAATGTCATGGTTACAGTATGACTAGAAAAAATTTGAACCCACAGATACAAGCTTAAAAGGCAATAGAATTTTGACATAGAtatattttattatcatttttgtTTATATCTGAGCAAATGAAGGCATACCTGTCTATAGGCATCCAGAAATGGCACTGTAATAATGAGAAGGTGATAGGGGTTCACCTGGATGTACTGATTACGGAAACTCATTACCACCATACTCATATACGAGTTGAATACTATACTAATCACTCCTAATATATAATGTGATCATGGTGGGAATGTGTTCAATAGCACCGGGTGGCTCAAAATCATTTTCCATAATAAAGTGATAGAAAAACAAGCTTGAATGGTTGCAGTTGCACTTCCTAACTTGGTTTTTGGTTGGACTTTAAGATGTATCTTAACAGGCAGAACTAAATTAGAGTCTAGAGAGTAGGTATGTGCAGAGCCATCTCCACGAAAATGAACATTCGTATCGTAGGAAATTGGgaaccatacctgaaactttgaAGCTCAAATTAGCAATTTCAGCAAAATCCTACAGATGACAGAAGATCAACTCGTAAGTAGTTGAAGTTCATCCACAAAAGCACAACTCCGCATCCAAATACCAACGGTTATTGTTTAAATAATCAAGAAAGAAATTTGAGACGGAGGGCTTGACAAAGTAAGCTTTCCACAACCAAATGCCTATGTAAAAGCTAACATGAAGATTGTAGATCTATCATGGACACTGGCGACACATTTTATAGTAACCAACCCCAAAGAAACTGCTAGTATATCACCTCACTTGGGCAAGCCATCGGATTTGTCATAAAATGGATAAGGCAGGAAAGTTTGAAAGCAAAGGTTAAGCAAAGAGAAGAGAACTAGCTTCTAGACTCTGGAGACATACTATATATGTGCTGGACGAGTTGAGAATTTAAAGAGCAGTTCGGTGTGGGGAGATGATACCCATACACATTGTGTACAAATTTTTTGTACACAAACCAATAGCTACTTGACACGTGGCAAACCATAGTTAGTTAGATTAGATTAATTTAGGGTTAGGTTAGTCATTTTGCAAACGTAGTTAACTAATTTATGGTTAGTTTTTTTTTAtggatagttttttttttttttttatctttcattTATTTTTCTAAATTCCCAATTTATTTTTCTAAATTCTCAATTCAGATTCAACGATTTTAGGAATTGATTAAAAGAATTTAGGAATTACTTTGTTTTTCTGATTtagtaattttttttataattgaTTTATTTTTCGAAAAAAACGTAATTatttgaaccctaattttattcgAATAATTAATTCCTAATTGAATTCTATTAATAAAATTGATGGATCCTTATACAAATAATCAAAATCGTTCAACAGAGAGTAAGCCAAAATTGATGAATCCTTATACAAATAATCAATTCCTAATTGAAttctattactaaaattgatGTCGGGTTTCGGCGCTTTAGACAAGGAGATGTGGGGAGCTGCTACTAGTGGTTAATGGCGAGTACGGTGGTGCGAATTGAGAAGCTCCGATTCGGATTTTCGGGTTGTCGAACTTTGTGGTGAATTGGACTCGGGTTTTGATTCCGAGTGCGAAATGGGGATGGAGATGTGGTGACTGAAGCTTTGATGTATGGTGGCCTTGTGCGAAGATTGCCTGATTCGGTGCTCGGTCCGTGACAGAACGATTTGGAATTGAGCAGTGGTAGCTGCTTGTTGTTGGTGCGAAAGTTTGACCACGATGGTGGTGAATTTGGTAAATTATGATGGTGGAATGTTGGTTAATGGtgggattttaatttttttttgaagaagGTTTGGGCATCTATTTTTGAATGAACCCTAATTTAGGCGAATTATTTAAAATTCGGATTTCGTTAATTTGATGCAAAACTTTGATTGATGCAAAAGTTAGTCAGATGTAA from Silene latifolia isolate original U9 population chromosome 2, ASM4854445v1, whole genome shotgun sequence encodes the following:
- the LOC141643175 gene encoding PR5-like receptor kinase isoform X1, which gives rise to MNAACSVFGLGMLALLACYIKRRYSKKNQDIDGFLKKHGPLPTNRYTYRSLKKITNSFKDKLGEGGYGIVYKGKLPNGNLVAVKLLKESKGNAEEFINEVTSIGWSNHVNVVTLLGFCFEGQRRALLYDFMPNGSLEKFIYAKNSHRSLNSDELFKIAVGIARGLEYLHRGCNTRIVHFDIKPHNILLDENFCPKISDFGLAKRLQGNNSIISMSGARGSVGFIAPEVYLNGFGSVSHKSDVYSYGMLVLDMVGCRNNANAQVGHSSEQYFPQWIYKQLEKTDECGHQDRLDGEERVTQRKMILVSLWCIQTNPSRRPPMSKVVEMLEGPLESLQIPDTPSLFTPPISQPISSSNVMVTV
- the LOC141643175 gene encoding PR5-like receptor kinase isoform X2, which encodes MLALLACYIKRRYSKKNQDIDGFLKKHGPLPTNRYTYRSLKKITNSFKDKLGEGGYGIVYKGKLPNGNLVAVKLLKESKGNAEEFINEVTSIGWSNHVNVVTLLGFCFEGQRRALLYDFMPNGSLEKFIYAKNSHRSLNSDELFKIAVGIARGLEYLHRGCNTRIVHFDIKPHNILLDENFCPKISDFGLAKRLQGNNSIISMSGARGSVGFIAPEVYLNGFGSVSHKSDVYSYGMLVLDMVGCRNNANAQVGHSSEQYFPQWIYKQLEKTDECGHQDRLDGEERVTQRKMILVSLWCIQTNPSRRPPMSKVVEMLEGPLESLQIPDTPSLFTPPISQPISSSNVMVTV